One genomic segment of Chloroflexota bacterium includes these proteins:
- a CDS encoding amino acid racemase translates to MTQKLIGILAGMGPRSTAPFVDSVITQCQTQYGAKHDDDFPPMMIYSLPTPFYVDRPIDHNALKRAIIAGLLKLESTGVEFIAMPCNTAHIYFDELAASLRAPLLNMVDLALRAVPPSARKVALFATRPTANANVYQNGLERAGLRPVTNESWQVQMDTLIGGIKSSLALERLQQAWRGLLSEVEASGVDTILLACTDLNIVSKDIPTGLTLVDATERLAQATVEKWREP, encoded by the coding sequence ATGACTCAAAAACTCATCGGCATTCTGGCCGGCATGGGGCCGCGTTCCACGGCCCCATTTGTGGATAGCGTCATCACCCAGTGTCAGACCCAGTACGGGGCAAAGCACGACGACGACTTCCCGCCCATGATGATCTACTCCCTGCCGACTCCGTTCTACGTGGATCGGCCCATTGATCACAACGCCCTCAAACGAGCCATCATCGCCGGGTTGCTCAAGCTGGAGTCCACCGGGGTTGAATTCATTGCCATGCCCTGCAACACGGCGCATATTTATTTTGACGAACTGGCCGCCAGCCTCCGCGCGCCGCTTCTCAATATGGTTGACCTGGCGCTTCGCGCCGTGCCGCCGTCGGCCCGGAAGGTAGCCTTGTTCGCCACCCGGCCCACCGCCAACGCCAACGTTTATCAGAACGGCCTTGAGCGCGCCGGGCTGAGGCCGGTGACGAACGAAAGCTGGCAGGTTCAAATGGATACGCTGATCGGGGGCATCAAATCGTCGCTGGCGCTGGAGAGGCTTCAGCAGGCCTGGCGCGGCTTGCTATCAGAAGTCGAAGCGTCGGGCGTGGATACTATTCTGCTGGCCTGCACCGACCTGAACATCGTCAGCAAGGACATTCCAACCGGCCTGACTCTGGTTGATGCAACCGAGCGTCTGGCGCAAGCCACTGTTGAAAAGTGGAGAGAGCCGTGA
- a CDS encoding VTT domain-containing protein encodes MPDSLSLLNSHPLTNWAYVLLLVLVAIEGPIATLVAAVAASAGYLNPLLVFVFAATGNAMADLMWYLLGYLGKTEWVIHHGRWLGIRPEQVKRWERDMHTHVSRILFTAKLTLGFMVPMLIAAGLARVPWRRWLGVLLVAETIWTGGLVLAGFYFGAQLRQLEQGLQWLALGGGLLFIILAGWYLARQRTRTEETIS; translated from the coding sequence ATGCCAGATTCTTTATCGTTGCTCAATTCCCACCCGCTCACAAACTGGGCGTATGTGTTGTTGCTGGTGCTTGTCGCCATCGAAGGGCCGATTGCAACGTTGGTCGCCGCCGTGGCCGCCTCGGCGGGCTACCTTAACCCTCTATTGGTCTTCGTCTTCGCCGCCACCGGCAATGCAATGGCCGACCTGATGTGGTACTTGCTGGGCTATTTGGGCAAAACGGAGTGGGTCATTCATCACGGGCGCTGGCTGGGCATCCGGCCCGAACAGGTGAAGCGTTGGGAGCGCGACATGCACACTCACGTCAGCCGAATCTTGTTTACCGCTAAACTCACCCTGGGCTTCATGGTGCCCATGCTCATTGCTGCCGGGCTGGCGCGTGTGCCGTGGCGGCGCTGGCTCGGCGTTCTTCTCGTCGCCGAAACCATTTGGACGGGCGGTCTGGTGCTGGCCGGATTCTATTTCGGCGCGCAACTTCGACAACTTGAACAGGGGTTGCAATGGCTGGCGCTGGGCGGCGGCTTGCTGTTTATCATTCTCGCCGGTTGGTATCTTGCGCGCCAGCGAACCCGGACTGAAGAAACAATATCATAA
- a CDS encoding isopentenyl phosphate kinase family protein yields the protein MLNQLYFLKLGGSLITDKSREQTVLPKVLARLADEIATALATRPDLRLVIGHGSGSFGHAEAKKHGTRQGVRTPEQWRAFANVAHVAAKLNRHVLDALRAAGIPAINAQPSASVVCRDGAIVEMAAAPIQRALDGGLVPVVYGDVAVDEARGGTIISTEDEFRFLATRLRPAPSEILLAGIERGVLTSWPDGEVIPLITPQNIESLRPALRGSHAADVTGGMESKVLEMLAQAQAMPGLSICIFSGVEAGVVKKALLGEGGVGTIIKA from the coding sequence ATGTTGAACCAGCTTTACTTCCTCAAACTCGGCGGCTCGCTCATCACCGACAAAAGCCGCGAACAAACCGTGCTACCCAAGGTGCTGGCCCGGCTGGCCGACGAGATCGCAACCGCCCTCGCAACCCGCCCCGACTTGCGACTCGTCATCGGCCACGGCTCCGGCTCGTTCGGCCACGCTGAGGCCAAAAAGCACGGCACACGGCAGGGCGTGCGAACGCCTGAGCAGTGGCGCGCCTTCGCCAACGTGGCCCACGTGGCCGCCAAGCTCAACCGGCACGTGCTGGATGCTCTGCGCGCGGCGGGCATCCCGGCCATCAACGCTCAACCCTCAGCCTCGGTCGTTTGCCGTGATGGAGCTATCGTCGAAATGGCGGCCGCCCCGATCCAACGTGCTTTGGATGGCGGCCTTGTTCCAGTGGTTTACGGCGACGTGGCGGTGGACGAAGCTCGCGGCGGCACCATCATCTCCACCGAAGACGAGTTTCGCTTTCTGGCGACACGCCTGCGCCCTGCCCCTTCGGAAATCTTGCTGGCCGGAATCGAGCGCGGCGTGCTGACAAGCTGGCCCGACGGCGAAGTGATCCCGCTCATCACGCCGCAAAACATCGAGAGCCTGCGCCCCGCCCTGCGCGGCTCACACGCCGCCGACGTGACCGGCGGCATGGAGAGCAAAGTGCTGGAGATGCTGGCCCAGGCGCAAGCGATGCCAGGGCTGAGCATTTGCATTTTTTCGGGCGTGGAGGCGGGGGTGGTGAAGAAGGCGTTGTTAGGAGAGGGAGGGGTTGGAACGATTATCAAGGCTTAA
- a CDS encoding zf-HC2 domain-containing protein, whose translation MTELSHDQAHHLLQTATDGGLNAEGRAALRAHMDACPKCRNYAAEFNWVHRALYRAWRARWHTRRSLADMSSRVLAAARREFQRKLFFSFAHAFARVGTLVVVGVFVVGLLQSQMFSLNNTTGNTANINSAANSRYESSLPTFEMESDGSQLIPSNMSSEEEWPGPGFIDRTTNAPILQ comes from the coding sequence ATGACTGAGTTGTCTCACGATCAGGCTCACCATCTTTTGCAGACTGCCACCGATGGCGGGCTGAACGCCGAAGGCCGGGCCGCGCTCCGGGCGCACATGGACGCTTGCCCGAAATGCCGCAACTATGCCGCCGAGTTCAACTGGGTGCACCGGGCGCTCTACCGGGCCTGGCGGGCGCGCTGGCACACCCGCCGTTCGCTGGCCGACATGTCGAGCCGGGTGCTGGCGGCGGCCCGGCGAGAGTTTCAGCGCAAACTGTTCTTTAGCTTTGCCCATGCTTTTGCCCGCGTGGGAACGTTGGTAGTGGTGGGCGTGTTTGTGGTCGGCCTGCTTCAAAGCCAGATGTTTAGCCTGAACAACACCACCGGCAATACCGCCAACATCAACAGCGCCGCCAATTCTCGCTACGAAAGTAGCTTGCCGACGTTTGAGATGGAGTCGGACGGTTCACAGCTAATCCCAAGTAACATGAGTTCTGAAGAAGAGTGGCCCGGGCCTGGTTTTATTGACCGCACCACGAACGCGCCAATTCTTCAGTAG
- a CDS encoding RNA polymerase sigma factor: MDTLQLLQDYQAGDALAVEMFVRAHQQAVYRLALSVLDDPAEADEASQDSLVAAINALDSYRGESAFTTWLYAITLNVCRARLRKRGSRERLIQALHAIFRLKGETAAHPEETAIKNEADAAVLQAVNRLDEKHRLPIVLRYYNDFSIAEIAQLLGINEGTVHSRLYTARERLRMMLKRSIDFELQEAE, from the coding sequence TTGGATACACTTCAACTGTTGCAGGATTATCAGGCCGGCGATGCGCTTGCGGTCGAGATGTTTGTGCGCGCCCATCAACAGGCGGTGTACCGGCTTGCCCTTTCCGTTTTAGACGACCCGGCGGAAGCCGACGAGGCCTCTCAGGACTCGCTGGTGGCGGCCATCAACGCCCTCGACAGTTATCGTGGCGAGTCGGCGTTCACCACCTGGCTTTACGCCATTACGTTGAACGTGTGCCGGGCGCGACTGCGCAAGCGCGGAAGCCGCGAGCGGTTGATCCAGGCGCTTCACGCCATCTTCCGCCTCAAGGGTGAGACGGCGGCCCACCCGGAAGAAACCGCCATCAAGAACGAAGCCGACGCGGCCGTTCTGCAAGCCGTCAACAGGCTGGACGAGAAGCACCGCCTGCCCATCGTCCTGAGGTATTACAACGATTTTTCAATTGCCGAGATTGCCCAGTTGTTGGGCATCAATGAGGGAACGGTTCATTCGCGGTTGTATACAGCTCGCGAGAGATTACGGATGATGTTGAAGCGGAGCATTGATTTTGAGTTGCAGGAGGCGGAGTAA
- a CDS encoding ABC transporter permease subunit, which produces MAGFIVGEAALSFLGFGIQDPIPTWGSMLAGTQQFMFDRPWLPLVPDTPILLCSLAFNFIGDSLRDALDPRLKTP; this is translated from the coding sequence ATGGCCGGCTTCATCGTCGGGGAAGCCGCCTTGTCGTTCCTGGGCTTTGGCATTCAAGACCCGATCCCCACCTGGGGCAGCATGCTGGCCGGGACTCAGCAGTTCATGTTCGACCGGCCCTGGTTGCCGCTCGTGCCTGACACGCCCATCCTGCTTTGCTCGCTGGCCTTCAACTTCATCGGCGACAGCTTGCGCGATGCGCTCGATCCGAGATTGAAAACGCCGTGA
- a CDS encoding endonuclease/exonuclease/phosphatase family protein has product MGGRRDQVRAKHSEQRFWRTASAFSECFAPTVSYVYNALIVIWFGLWLTVRDGWWWLTVINRFVPHLFAPILVILPLALFSRRHRAIAASLIPPLVFGALYWPYFGPHLAQPDQTPSLRVMTYNVLFSNTDYEAVATVILTHRPDLVALQEIQPEMMGALVERLGETYPYSLMGGEHPYGTTAVFSRYPLLDSYVLDLKADRPAAAVKVSVAGEEVTFIAAHLLAYGLRWGSLAEMPDIINLRVFEQERQAQLLVEEVERLDGTVILACEIRDQGGSDHSPVLTAFTWHVQK; this is encoded by the coding sequence ATGGGTGGCCGGCGTGATCAGGTAAGGGCCAAGCACTCGGAGCAGAGATTTTGGCGAACTGCGAGCGCCTTTTCCGAGTGCTTCGCCCCTACAGTGTCGTATGTTTACAACGCCCTCATCGTAATTTGGTTTGGGCTGTGGCTCACTGTTCGTGATGGCTGGTGGTGGCTGACCGTCATCAACCGCTTCGTTCCCCATCTCTTCGCGCCGATTCTTGTCATTCTGCCGTTGGCCTTGTTCAGCCGCCGACACCGGGCCATTGCCGCCTCACTGATTCCACCGTTGGTGTTTGGCGCGCTGTACTGGCCTTATTTCGGCCCACACCTGGCCCAGCCTGATCAAACCCCTTCTTTGCGAGTGATGACTTACAACGTGCTCTTTAGCAACACGGATTATGAGGCTGTTGCGACCGTGATTTTGACCCATCGGCCTGACCTGGTTGCTTTGCAGGAAATCCAGCCGGAGATGATGGGCGCGTTGGTCGAGCGGTTGGGTGAAACCTATCCGTATTCATTGATGGGCGGCGAGCATCCTTATGGAACTACAGCCGTCTTCAGCCGCTATCCTTTGCTTGACTCGTATGTGCTTGACCTGAAGGCGGATCGCCCGGCGGCGGCGGTAAAAGTTAGCGTGGCCGGCGAAGAAGTCACGTTCATCGCGGCGCACTTGCTGGCCTACGGTTTGAGGTGGGGGTCCCTGGCCGAGATGCCAGACATCATCAACTTGAGGGTGTTTGAGCAGGAGCGTCAGGCGCAGTTGTTAGTTGAAGAGGTGGAGCGGCTGGACGGCACAGTGATCCTGGCTTGCGAGATTCGAGATCAGGGCGGGTCGGATCATTCGCCAGTGCTGACGGCATTTACGTGGCACGTTCAAAAATGA
- a CDS encoding decaprenyl-phosphate phosphoribosyltransferase, producing MTLPPLLKTMRPRQWAKNAVVFAALVFDVKLFNPFYFTRALIAFGLLCLIASAVYIINDLGDIEKDRLHPRKKHRPLAAGTLSKRTAIIAAAVFLAFALGGSFGLNIEFGGLVLLYLVINLLYTFWLKNIVILDVLLVAAGFVIRVGAGVILVDVVRFSPWLYICMSLLALFMVLGKRRREITLLEAQANEHRAVLANYNLEFIDQLISAVSTSTIVAYSFYTFSAENLPRNHAMMLTIPFVLYGIFRYLYLIHVRHEGGAPDELVFKDRPLMLTFVLWGLFAVGVLYLGQ from the coding sequence ATGACTCTTCCGCCTTTGCTGAAAACCATGCGTCCGCGCCAGTGGGCCAAGAACGCCGTAGTGTTTGCGGCGTTGGTGTTTGATGTCAAACTCTTCAACCCGTTTTATTTCACTCGCGCGCTGATTGCCTTCGGCCTGCTCTGTTTGATCGCCAGCGCAGTGTACATCATCAACGACCTGGGCGACATCGAAAAAGACCGGCTGCATCCCAGGAAGAAGCACCGCCCGCTGGCAGCCGGCACGCTCTCCAAAAGGACCGCTATCATCGCCGCCGCTGTTTTTTTAGCCTTTGCCCTCGGCGGCTCATTCGGCCTCAACATTGAATTTGGCGGGCTGGTGCTTCTCTACCTCGTCATCAATCTTCTTTACACCTTCTGGCTCAAGAACATCGTCATCCTCGACGTGCTGTTGGTGGCCGCCGGCTTCGTCATCCGCGTCGGCGCGGGCGTTATCTTGGTGGACGTGGTGCGCTTCTCGCCCTGGCTCTACATTTGCATGTCTCTGCTGGCGCTGTTCATGGTGCTGGGCAAGCGCCGCCGCGAGATCACCCTGCTCGAAGCGCAAGCCAACGAGCACCGCGCCGTGCTGGCTAACTACAACCTTGAATTTATTGATCAACTGATCAGCGCCGTCTCTACCAGCACTATCGTGGCCTACTCGTTCTACACCTTCTCAGCCGAGAACCTGCCCCGGAACCACGCCATGATGCTCACCATTCCGTTTGTGCTGTATGGCATCTTTCGCTATCTCTACCTCATCCACGTCCGGCACGAAGGCGGCGCGCCTGACGAACTGGTCTTCAAAGACCGCCCGCTGATGCTGACGTTCGTGCTGTGGGGCTTGTTCGCGGTTGGGGTGCTGTATCTCGGGCAATGA
- a CDS encoding epimerase, which produces MKLLILGGTVFLGRHTAEAALARGHEVTLFNRGQHSPELFPDVEKLRGDRNGDLSALRGRKWDAVVDTCGYVPRTVRASAELLAQAVERYVFISSISVYRELDKAPGLDEDSPVGKLEDETVEEITGETYGPLKALCEQAAEAALPGRALNIRPGLIVGPHDPSDRFTYWPVRIARGGDVLAPDGPDWHTQVIDARDLAEWTIRMVEAKMTGVFNATGPDYPLTFGKVLDECKAVSGSDARFVWVGGKFLLEAGVQPWSELPLWLGGGDMTVSVSKAIAAGLAFRPLADTIRDTLAWEAARPSDRAPRAGMKREREEEVLRKWEKGVRK; this is translated from the coding sequence ATGAAACTCCTCATCCTCGGCGGCACGGTCTTTCTAGGCCGTCACACCGCCGAAGCGGCGCTGGCGCGCGGGCACGAAGTGACGCTGTTCAATCGCGGCCAGCATAGCCCTGAGTTGTTCCCTGATGTTGAAAAGTTGCGCGGGGATCGCAACGGCGACTTGTCAGCCTTGCGTGGGCGCAAATGGGATGCCGTCGTGGACACCTGTGGCTACGTGCCGCGCACCGTTCGTGCGTCGGCGGAACTGTTGGCCCAGGCGGTCGAGCGTTACGTCTTCATCTCCAGCATCTCGGTTTACCGCGAGTTGGATAAAGCGCCAGGGCTGGACGAAGACTCGCCGGTAGGCAAGCTGGAAGATGAGACAGTTGAAGAGATCACCGGCGAAACTTATGGGCCGCTCAAGGCGCTGTGCGAACAGGCGGCTGAAGCGGCCTTGCCGGGCCGGGCACTCAACATTCGCCCTGGCCTGATCGTGGGGCCGCACGACCCAAGCGACCGCTTCACCTACTGGCCGGTTCGCATTGCACGTGGCGGCGATGTGCTGGCCCCCGACGGCCCAGACTGGCACACACAAGTGATTGACGCGCGCGATTTGGCGGAGTGGACGATCCGCATGGTTGAAGCCAAAATGACGGGTGTATTCAACGCCACCGGGCCGGACTACCCGTTGACGTTTGGTAAGGTGCTGGACGAGTGCAAAGCGGTAAGCGGCAGTGACGCGCGATTTGTGTGGGTGGGTGGCAAGTTTTTACTGGAGGCCGGTGTTCAGCCCTGGAGCGAACTACCGCTGTGGCTGGGCGGCGGCGACATGACGGTGAGCGTGAGCAAGGCCATCGCCGCCGGCCTGGCATTCCGCCCGCTGGCCGACACCATTCGCGACACGCTGGCCTGGGAGGCGGCGAGGCCCTCAGACCGCGCGCCGCGGGCGGGAATGAAGAGGGAGAGGGAGGAAGAGGTGTTGAGGAAGTGGGAGAAGGGAGTTCGGAAATGA
- a CDS encoding TlyA family RNA methyltransferase produces MANKKTRLDALLVERGLVDSREKGRRLIMAGEVTVNGQLADKPGSLVATDSVVEIKTPPRFVSRGGEKLAAALESFGLRVSGWVCADVGASTGGFTDCLLQNGAARVYAIDVGAGILDWRLRNDPRVIVMEETNARYVEQLPEPIRLVTIDASFISLKILLPVAQKWLGPEGEIVALIKPQFEAGRSRVGKGGVVRDPEVHREVLLATLIFAESLGLNTAGLIRSPLLGPAGNVEFLARWVQGEKNKAVEEWVAGVIR; encoded by the coding sequence GTGGCTAATAAAAAAACCAGGCTGGATGCATTGTTGGTTGAGCGCGGTTTGGTGGACTCGCGGGAAAAAGGCCGCCGCTTGATCATGGCCGGTGAGGTGACGGTGAACGGCCAGTTGGCCGACAAGCCTGGTTCCCTGGTGGCAACCGACTCTGTAGTGGAAATCAAGACTCCGCCCCGATTCGTGAGTCGCGGGGGCGAGAAGCTGGCGGCGGCGCTGGAGTCGTTTGGGTTGAGGGTGAGTGGCTGGGTTTGCGCCGACGTGGGGGCGTCCACCGGCGGCTTCACCGATTGCCTTTTGCAAAACGGGGCGGCCAGAGTTTATGCCATTGACGTTGGCGCAGGCATCCTCGACTGGCGCTTGCGCAACGACCCGCGCGTGATCGTCATGGAAGAGACGAACGCCCGCTACGTGGAGCAATTGCCTGAGCCGATCCGGCTGGTGACGATTGATGCGTCGTTCATCTCGCTGAAAATTTTATTGCCGGTCGCGCAAAAATGGCTTGGGCCTGAGGGTGAAATTGTGGCGCTGATCAAACCGCAGTTTGAGGCGGGTCGAAGTCGTGTAGGCAAAGGCGGCGTGGTGCGCGATCCTGAAGTTCATCGCGAAGTGTTACTAGCCACATTGATATTTGCCGAGTCACTCGGGCTGAACACTGCGGGCCTGATTCGTTCGCCACTGCTCGGTCCGGCGGGCAACGTGGAGTTTCTGGCGCGGTGGGTGCAGGGAGAAAAGAACAAGGCGGTTGAAGAATGGGTGGCCGGCGTGATCAGGTAA
- the mvk gene encoding mevalonate kinase — MTATAPGKIILFGEHAVVYGRPAIAAPVTQVSAQATITESGGDFVIEARDQNRTARLSELPDDDPIAAIIRKTLTVFGETATAGATLIIQSTIPIAGGLGSGAAVSTAIARALAAFYKRDLDAATISSLVYEVEKLHHGTPSGIDNTVIAFGKPVYFVRSQPIETFNVPVPFRLAIADTGIHSPTRIAVGDVRAAWQADPAKYESLFDRCGEIARQARTLIESGQPDGLGSLMMDNHALLREMGVSCPELDSLVEAAMRGGALGAKLSGGGRGGNMIALVSETAEARVRDALLSAGARRVITTQVE; from the coding sequence ATCACCGCCACCGCGCCCGGCAAAATCATCCTCTTCGGCGAGCACGCCGTCGTCTATGGCCGCCCGGCCATCGCCGCGCCCGTCACCCAGGTTTCGGCGCAAGCGACCATCACCGAAAGCGGCGGCGACTTTGTCATTGAAGCTCGCGATCAAAATCGGACGGCCCGACTCAGCGAACTGCCCGACGACGATCCAATCGCCGCGATCATTCGCAAGACCCTGACTGTCTTCGGTGAAACCGCCACCGCCGGGGCGACTTTGATCATCCAATCCACCATCCCCATCGCCGGAGGCCTCGGCAGTGGCGCGGCGGTATCCACCGCCATCGCCCGCGCCCTGGCCGCCTTCTACAAGCGCGACCTCGACGCGGCCACAATTTCGTCGCTCGTCTACGAAGTCGAGAAGCTTCATCACGGCACGCCGTCTGGCATTGACAACACGGTGATTGCGTTTGGTAAGCCGGTGTACTTTGTACGTAGTCAGCCCATCGAAACCTTCAACGTCCCCGTTCCCTTCCGCCTCGCCATCGCCGACACCGGCATCCACAGCCCAACCAGGATCGCGGTGGGCGACGTGCGCGCCGCCTGGCAGGCCGACCCGGCCAAATACGAATCGCTCTTCGACCGTTGCGGCGAGATTGCCCGCCAGGCGCGAACGCTCATCGAAAGCGGCCAGCCGGATGGACTTGGCTCGCTGATGATGGACAACCACGCCCTCTTGCGTGAGATGGGCGTCTCCTGCCCCGAACTTGATTCGCTCGTAGAGGCCGCCATGCGCGGGGGCGCGTTAGGCGCAAAACTCTCCGGCGGCGGGCGCGGCGGCAACATGATTGCGCTCGTCTCCGAGACTGCTGAAGCGCGAGTACGCGACGCCTTGCTTTCTGCCGGAGCCAGGCGAGTCATTACGACTCAAGTAGAATGA
- a CDS encoding LCP family protein, which translates to MKFSKRVKPRTIGPFAVLAVTLLIGAGIFCVTLGLLWVTRSARANTPVLTASISTYTAAPPTATVTPLSVGDVLTVVPVSVTPILTDPRPPTNTPTPVLRPTGYYAAPANPTPIPTPVLPEAAPFPEACDGPGRMNILVIGMDGRSANYDRAARADALAVVGVNFGDRTAQILSIPRDLWVQIPEYNGNALHENRINTAYALGQQYSYPGGGPAFQALALSQNFGLRIDRTVVLNFSTFEQAVDAIGGVDIEVSRAIRDEKYPDDFGGTLVLEIPAGLVHMDGRTALMYARTRHQDSDFGRMRRQQQALMAIRDKLLTPETIVALPALAQLVYNSVRTDLTLDEVGLLGCAGPQIPGESITRLVMDLSMVEAFTTDSGAQVLRPKMDVILPLLEAFSTGQ; encoded by the coding sequence ATGAAGTTCTCGAAGCGAGTCAAACCGCGAACGATTGGCCCGTTCGCCGTTCTGGCTGTCACCTTGTTGATCGGCGCCGGCATTTTCTGCGTCACCCTGGGCCTGCTCTGGGTCACGCGCTCGGCGCGGGCGAACACGCCCGTCCTCACCGCATCAATTTCCACTTACACGGCGGCCCCACCCACGGCCACCGTCACGCCGCTCTCGGTGGGCGACGTTCTCACCGTCGTCCCGGTCAGCGTGACTCCGATCCTGACCGACCCGCGCCCGCCGACCAACACCCCGACCCCGGTTCTGCGCCCGACCGGTTACTACGCCGCGCCCGCCAACCCGACCCCGATCCCGACTCCCGTTTTGCCTGAAGCCGCGCCATTTCCCGAGGCGTGCGACGGGCCGGGGCGGATGAATATTTTGGTGATCGGCATGGATGGCCGTTCGGCCAATTACGACCGGGCCGCGCGGGCTGATGCCCTGGCCGTCGTCGGCGTAAACTTTGGCGACCGCACGGCGCAAATTCTTTCGATCCCGCGCGACCTGTGGGTGCAGATTCCCGAATACAACGGCAACGCCTTGCACGAGAATCGAATCAACACCGCCTACGCCCTCGGCCAGCAATACAGTTACCCTGGCGGCGGCCCGGCCTTTCAGGCGTTGGCCCTCTCGCAAAACTTTGGCCTGCGGATTGATCGCACGGTGGTTTTGAACTTTTCGACGTTCGAGCAGGCCGTGGATGCGATTGGCGGGGTTGATATTGAAGTGTCGCGAGCGATCCGTGACGAGAAATACCCCGACGATTTCGGGGGAACTTTGGTTCTGGAGATTCCCGCCGGGCTGGTTCACATGGATGGCCGCACGGCGTTGATGTACGCCCGCACCCGCCACCAGGATAGCGACTTTGGCCGGATGCGCCGCCAGCAACAGGCGCTGATGGCGATCCGCGATAAACTGCTGACGCCGGAGACGATTGTGGCCCTGCCGGCGCTGGCGCAGCTGGTGTACAACTCGGTGCGGACGGATTTGACGCTGGACGAGGTGGGCTTGCTGGGTTGTGCCGGGCCGCAGATTCCGGGCGAGTCGATCACGCGGTTGGTGATGGATTTGTCAATGGTCGAAGCCTTCACCACCGACTCCGGCGCGCAGGTGTTGAGGCCGAAGATGGATGTGATCCTGCCTCTGCTGGAGGCGTTTAGCACGGGGCAGTAA
- a CDS encoding methyltransferase domain-containing protein gives MDCCAHTRGLNTIFDEQNARNEVKEYWKKGIDKHARVVVDAVGARGVAGATLLEVGGGIGGLHAELLKRGAERATNVDISSAYISAAQSVAEKLGLQDRVEHRLADFAREADSVPAADVVILHRVVCCYPDMPRLVTTASQHANRLLALTFPCDAWYMRLFEKLGNVGLWLTRSNFRFFVHSPEAILSVAAESGLKPVQQKFSRPWQIVIFERAT, from the coding sequence ATGGATTGCTGCGCACATACCAGAGGCTTGAACACCATCTTCGACGAGCAGAACGCCCGCAACGAGGTCAAGGAATATTGGAAGAAAGGAATTGACAAACACGCCCGGGTGGTGGTGGACGCCGTCGGCGCGCGGGGAGTGGCCGGGGCCACCTTGCTCGAAGTGGGCGGCGGCATCGGCGGCCTGCACGCCGAACTGCTCAAGCGCGGCGCAGAGCGCGCCACCAACGTGGACATTTCATCAGCTTACATCTCCGCCGCCCAGTCGGTGGCTGAAAAATTGGGGTTGCAGGATCGGGTGGAACACCGGCTGGCCGACTTTGCCCGTGAGGCCGACTCCGTTCCCGCCGCCGACGTGGTAATCCTGCACCGGGTCGTCTGTTGCTACCCCGACATGCCCCGCCTGGTGACTACCGCTTCGCAACACGCCAACCGCCTGCTGGCCCTCACCTTCCCGTGCGACGCGTGGTACATGCGCCTCTTTGAAAAACTGGGCAACGTCGGCCTATGGCTTACCCGCTCCAACTTTCGCTTCTTCGTGCATTCACCCGAAGCAATTTTGAGCGTGGCCGCCGAGTCCGGCCTCAAGCCGGTTCAACAAAAATTCTCGAGGCCCTGGCAGATTGTCATTTTTGAACGTGCCACGTAA